Proteins found in one Oncorhynchus mykiss isolate Arlee chromosome 3, USDA_OmykA_1.1, whole genome shotgun sequence genomic segment:
- the LOC110515183 gene encoding membrane progestin receptor delta-like, with protein sequence MQWEPGPGEGAQAPAFDCPVWCVLCQGCRARLREACQRGRGAIRLPTDMLSIKLPQLFDIHQVPKVFREDGIISGYRHPQSSALDCILSSFQMTNETVNIWTHFLPTWYFLWRFSVLCSTLNFLSESYTWPLLVYMLLICVYPFTSSCAHTFSTMSPEARHICYFFDYGALSLYSLGCAITYSSYVMPDCWVNSWLHQHFVPIAICNTLFCTSLSCYSRFLEMQFPHRSKILRTGAFVFPFIFDNIPLFYRLLLCCGGSCCHSEALPSHCYHLLFAFLTCFLFASHLPERLAPGRFDYFGHSHQLFHICAVVGTHFQMEAVLADMTSRRAWLIAQAAIPSFLSTLGALALGIILNLGIIGIFSAPLLWNPHHSANHPLTPPTKRKEQ encoded by the exons ATGCAATGGGAACCAGGGCCTGGAGAGGGGGCACAGGCCCCAGCATTTGACTGCCCAGTCTGGTGTGTCCTCTGCCAGGGATGTAGGGCTAGGCTCAGGGAGGCctgccagagagggaggggggccaTCAGACTGCCCACAGACATGCTTAGCATCAAACTCCCCCAGCTCTTTGACATCCACCAAGTCCCCAAG GTGTTCCGGGAGGATGGCATCATCTCGGGATACCGTCACCCCCAAAGCTCCGCCCTGGACTGCATCCTTAGCAGCTTCCAGATGACCAATGAGACCGTCAACATCTGGACCCACTTCCTGCCCACATG GTACTTCCTGTGGCGCTTCAGTGTCCTGTGCTCCACACTGAACTTCCTGTCGGAGAGCTACACCTGGCCGCTGCTGGTGTACATGCTGCTAATCTGCGTGTACCCCTTCACCTCCAGCTGTGCCCACACCTTCAGCACCATGTCCCCCGAGGCACGCCACATCTGCTACTTCTTCGACTACGGCGCCCTCAGCCTCTACAGCCTGG GTTGTGCCATAACTTATAGCTCCTATGTGATGCCTGACTGCTGGGTCAACAGCTGGCTGCACCAACACTTTGTGCCCATCGCCATCTGCAACACACTATTCTGCACCAGCCTGTCCTGCTATTCTAG ATTTCTGGAGATGCAGTTTCCACACCGGAGTAAAATTCTCCGGACAGGGGCATTTGTCTTTCCATTCATCTTTGACAACATCCCTCTATTTTACAGA ctgctgCTGTGCTGCGGGGGCAGCTGCTGTCACAGTGAGGCCCTGCCCAGTCACTGTTACCACCTCCTCTTCGCCTTCCTCACCTGCTTCCTGTTTGCCTCACACCTCCCAGAGAGGCTGGCCCCGGGGCGCTTCGACTACTTTG gtcACAGTCACCAGCTTTTCCACATCTGTGCCGTGGTGGGTACCCACTTCCAGATGGAGGCGGTGCTAGCAGATATGACCTCACGCAGGGCGTGGCTCATCGCCCAGGCGGCCATACCCTCCTTCCTGAGTACCCTGGGGGCACTGGCCCTCGGCATCATCCTCAACCTAGGCATCATTGGCATCTTCAGTGCACCTCTGCTGTGGAACCCTCACCACAGTGCCAACCACCCACTGACGCCACCCACGAAACGCAAGGAACAGTGA